A region from the Bubalus kerabau isolate K-KA32 ecotype Philippines breed swamp buffalo chromosome 12, PCC_UOA_SB_1v2, whole genome shotgun sequence genome encodes:
- the LOC129624662 gene encoding ATP-binding cassette sub-family C member 4-like isoform X2 produces the protein MTCIRCFQKIPPSTLEKSCKSEHRQQGEGEKEYWDQEVKKAEKNAQEPSLMKAIIKCYWKSYVVWGIFIFLEEGTRVIQPIFFRKMISYVQNKDPTNSAALHEAYAYAAGLSACVLVWAVLHHLCFYHMQRVGMRLRVAVCRMIYRKESYCLSWGRPPQAR, from the exons ATGACATGTATTCGCTGCTTCCAGAAGATCCCTCCCAGCACGTTGGAGAAAAGCTGCAAGAGTGAGCACAGGcagcagggagaaggggagaaaga GTACTGGGATCAggaagtgaagaaagctgagaaaaaTGCACAGGAGCCATCTTTAATGAAAGCAATCATAAAGTGTTACTGGAAATCCTATGTAGTTTGgggaatttttatatttcttgag gaagGCACCAGAGTAATTCAGCCCATATTCTTCAGGAAAATGATTAGTTATGTTCAAAACAAGGATCCCACCAATTCTGCCGCTTTGCACGAAGCCTATGCCTACGCGGCGGGGCTGAGCGCCTGCGTGCTGGTGTGGGCCGTTCTGCACCACTTGTGCTTCTACCACATGCAGCGTGTGGGGATGAGGCTGAGAGTAGCCGTGTGCCGTATGATCTACCGCAAG GAATCCTATTGTTTGTCATGGGGAAGACCACCACAGGCCAGATAG
- the LOC129624662 gene encoding ATP-binding cassette sub-family C member 4-like isoform X3 — protein sequence MYSLLPEDPSQHVGEKLQEYWDQEVKKAEKNAQEPSLMKAIIKCYWKSYVVWGIFIFLEEGTRVIQPIFFRKMISYVQNKDPTNSAALHEAYAYAAGLSACVLVWAVLHHLCFYHMQRVGMRLRVAVCRMIYRKESYCLSWGRPPQAR from the exons ATGTATTCGCTGCTTCCAGAAGATCCCTCCCAGCACGTTGGAGAAAAGCTGCAAGA GTACTGGGATCAggaagtgaagaaagctgagaaaaaTGCACAGGAGCCATCTTTAATGAAAGCAATCATAAAGTGTTACTGGAAATCCTATGTAGTTTGgggaatttttatatttcttgag gaagGCACCAGAGTAATTCAGCCCATATTCTTCAGGAAAATGATTAGTTATGTTCAAAACAAGGATCCCACCAATTCTGCCGCTTTGCACGAAGCCTATGCCTACGCGGCGGGGCTGAGCGCCTGCGTGCTGGTGTGGGCCGTTCTGCACCACTTGTGCTTCTACCACATGCAGCGTGTGGGGATGAGGCTGAGAGTAGCCGTGTGCCGTATGATCTACCGCAAG GAATCCTATTGTTTGTCATGGGGAAGACCACCACAGGCCAGATAG
- the LOC129624662 gene encoding ATP-binding cassette sub-family C member 4-like isoform X1 gives MMAIMWLNPLFKIGYKQKLEEDDMYSLLPEDPSQHVGEKLQEYWDQEVKKAEKNAQEPSLMKAIIKCYWKSYVVWGIFIFLEEGTRVIQPIFFRKMISYVQNKDPTNSAALHEAYAYAAGLSACVLVWAVLHHLCFYHMQRVGMRLRVAVCRMIYRKESYCLSWGRPPQAR, from the exons GTGGCTAAACCCCTTGTTTAAAATTGGTTACAAACAGAAATTAGAAGAAGATGACATGTATTCGCTGCTTCCAGAAGATCCCTCCCAGCACGTTGGAGAAAAGCTGCAAGA GTACTGGGATCAggaagtgaagaaagctgagaaaaaTGCACAGGAGCCATCTTTAATGAAAGCAATCATAAAGTGTTACTGGAAATCCTATGTAGTTTGgggaatttttatatttcttgag gaagGCACCAGAGTAATTCAGCCCATATTCTTCAGGAAAATGATTAGTTATGTTCAAAACAAGGATCCCACCAATTCTGCCGCTTTGCACGAAGCCTATGCCTACGCGGCGGGGCTGAGCGCCTGCGTGCTGGTGTGGGCCGTTCTGCACCACTTGTGCTTCTACCACATGCAGCGTGTGGGGATGAGGCTGAGAGTAGCCGTGTGCCGTATGATCTACCGCAAG GAATCCTATTGTTTGTCATGGGGAAGACCACCACAGGCCAGATAG